The following proteins come from a genomic window of Corynebacterium falsenii:
- a CDS encoding copper transporter, whose translation MSKAKVIAGLGFGIAIGTAFGFYGLAPNVEGGPSGSSAEVQTQLTEAEKQRDEAEGQAKAADNVLTSVADVAVRNRLDGASVAVFVTSDAEPKAVDSVRSLIKDAGGTVTGTAKLTDKMLNPDSGDNLKSIAANSLPSGAKLSEKNLNPGMHTGQVLGAALQDGDKAASESDRAVVLGALTKDGYLQEEGDAPAPADLAVVITGNSSGDAGNGNYSTQFLADFAAGLDSRMGGVVLAGQQGSAEPQGALGMVRVSGEYKEEVSTVDNVDSEAGRITVIRALQQQKDKKAGHYGAAANAAAPGIDK comes from the coding sequence ATGAGTAAGGCGAAGGTCATTGCCGGCCTCGGCTTCGGCATTGCCATCGGCACGGCGTTCGGTTTCTACGGGTTGGCTCCCAACGTGGAGGGTGGCCCGTCGGGTTCGTCGGCTGAGGTGCAGACGCAGCTCACCGAGGCAGAGAAGCAGCGCGATGAGGCTGAGGGGCAGGCCAAGGCCGCGGATAACGTCTTGACCTCCGTCGCCGATGTTGCTGTGCGCAACCGCTTGGATGGCGCGTCGGTTGCGGTGTTTGTTACCTCCGACGCCGAACCGAAGGCTGTCGACAGTGTCCGATCGCTCATCAAGGATGCTGGCGGCACGGTCACCGGCACGGCGAAGCTGACCGATAAGATGCTCAACCCCGACTCCGGCGACAATCTCAAGTCCATCGCGGCGAATTCCTTGCCGTCCGGCGCGAAGCTGTCGGAGAAGAACCTGAATCCGGGTATGCACACCGGCCAGGTTCTCGGTGCCGCGTTGCAGGATGGCGACAAGGCAGCCAGCGAGTCTGATCGCGCGGTTGTTCTCGGCGCCTTGACGAAGGATGGCTACCTGCAGGAAGAAGGCGACGCTCCCGCCCCGGCTGACCTGGCCGTCGTCATCACGGGTAACTCGTCCGGAGACGCGGGCAACGGCAACTACTCCACGCAATTCTTGGCCGATTTCGCTGCCGGGCTGGATTCCCGCATGGGTGGCGTGGTGCTCGCCGGGCAGCAGGGGAGTGCGGAGCCGCAGGGCGCCCTGGGCATGGTGCGAGTCAGCGGCGAGTACAAGGAGGAAGTCTCCACCGTCGACAACGTGGACTCCGAAGCAGGTCGCATCACGGTCATTCGAGCCCTTCAGCAGCAAAAAGACAAGAAAGCTGGCCACTACGGCGCGGCTGCGAACGCCGCGGCTCCTGGCATCGACAAGTAG
- a CDS encoding HAD-IIA family hydrolase, translating into MAHPILAHYDALLVDLDGTVFEGSHPIDGAAEGLAHHDVIYVTNNASRSPEQVAEHLTSIGFATSADQVLTSAMAACDMARAELGLADQDPSSHGEVKAYVIGNDSFKELARRAGFSIVDSADDEPAVVLQGHSPDNDWKRLSEGALAIRRGARYIASNLDTTLPSERGLLVGNGSMVAAVTSATGVRPSSAGKPGPAMFHVAADKLGSTKPLVVGDRLDTDIAGGNAAGFDTLCTVTGVSSHWDVLTCTPEHRPTFIAANMRDHLTGWSASAEGTTVQVRSGEHGPTAVMAAEALAVVAPVVWELIDHGGVDAQSLNDLTINGADEAAQAAVEGWRK; encoded by the coding sequence ATGGCTCACCCCATTCTGGCGCACTACGATGCCCTGCTCGTCGACCTCGATGGCACCGTCTTTGAAGGCAGCCATCCCATCGACGGTGCCGCCGAGGGCCTGGCTCACCACGACGTCATCTACGTGACCAACAACGCCTCACGCTCTCCGGAGCAGGTGGCCGAACACCTCACCAGCATTGGTTTTGCCACTTCTGCCGACCAGGTGCTCACCTCCGCGATGGCAGCCTGCGACATGGCACGGGCGGAGCTCGGCCTCGCAGACCAAGACCCCTCCTCCCACGGTGAGGTCAAGGCCTACGTGATCGGCAACGACTCCTTCAAAGAACTCGCCCGCCGCGCTGGCTTTTCGATCGTGGATTCCGCCGATGACGAACCTGCCGTTGTCCTGCAGGGCCACAGCCCGGACAACGACTGGAAGCGCCTGTCCGAAGGCGCCCTGGCCATTCGCCGCGGTGCCCGGTACATCGCCTCGAACTTGGACACCACGCTTCCGTCCGAGCGCGGCCTGCTCGTCGGCAACGGCTCAATGGTCGCGGCCGTGACCTCCGCCACCGGCGTGCGCCCGTCGAGCGCGGGCAAGCCCGGCCCCGCCATGTTCCACGTCGCCGCCGACAAACTCGGTTCCACGAAGCCGCTCGTGGTTGGCGACCGCCTCGATACCGATATCGCCGGTGGCAACGCGGCTGGCTTTGACACGCTCTGCACTGTCACGGGTGTGTCCTCCCACTGGGACGTGCTTACTTGCACCCCGGAACACCGCCCCACCTTCATCGCGGCGAACATGCGTGACCACCTCACCGGCTGGTCGGCCTCCGCCGAGGGGACCACGGTTCAGGTGCGCTCCGGCGAGCACGGACCCACCGCCGTCATGGCCGCCGAGGCACTCGCTGTGGTGGCCCCGGTGGTGTGGGAATTGATTGATCATGGTGGCGTCGACGCCCAAAGCCTCAACGATCTCACCATCAACGGGGCCGATGAGGCCGCCCAGGCTGCAGTGGAAGGATGGCGCAAGTGA
- a CDS encoding ribonuclease HI family protein, with protein sequence MESLVVAADGSSLSNPGPAGWCWFVNESCWHAGGWTKGTNNQAELTAVLDLLRETREFSGPITILCDSRYVIDCCTKWMAGWKALGWKKADKKPVLNRDILEQLDKELADRDITFKWVKGHAGHDLNEAADDRARAVATAFKKGTAPDEGPGFTLSAQNAKSAESTPVAEPHQDTTEASTESATIDTFARLEAELVSDEVRSQPDVAATYLADDFVEHGTSGAVRNRAEVLRALRPIGSPVEVTPLELVELGADTYLFRWHSAVRGYGANRATIWVAGGSHGWQARFHQGTTAPITPPSSSPSS encoded by the coding sequence GTGGAATCTTTAGTTGTCGCTGCCGATGGGTCATCTCTATCGAACCCGGGGCCGGCCGGATGGTGCTGGTTCGTCAACGAATCATGTTGGCACGCAGGAGGCTGGACCAAGGGGACGAATAACCAGGCTGAGCTCACGGCCGTTCTGGATCTTCTCCGCGAGACCCGTGAATTCTCCGGCCCGATCACGATTCTGTGCGACTCCCGCTACGTCATCGACTGCTGCACCAAGTGGATGGCTGGGTGGAAGGCACTCGGTTGGAAGAAGGCCGATAAGAAGCCGGTTCTCAACCGCGACATTCTCGAACAGCTCGATAAAGAACTGGCCGACCGCGACATCACGTTCAAGTGGGTCAAGGGGCACGCCGGGCATGACCTCAACGAAGCGGCCGACGACCGTGCGCGTGCCGTCGCCACTGCTTTCAAGAAGGGCACCGCGCCCGATGAGGGCCCGGGTTTCACGCTGAGCGCGCAGAATGCAAAGAGCGCAGAGAGCACACCGGTCGCCGAGCCTCATCAGGACACAACAGAAGCATCGACCGAGTCTGCAACCATCGATACGTTCGCACGTCTCGAGGCCGAGCTGGTCTCCGATGAGGTTCGCAGCCAGCCAGACGTTGCAGCCACCTACCTGGCAGACGATTTCGTTGAGCATGGCACCTCCGGGGCCGTGCGCAACCGCGCCGAGGTGCTGCGAGCGTTGCGCCCCATTGGCTCCCCGGTAGAGGTCACCCCACTCGAGCTCGTCGAGCTGGGTGCTGACACGTACCTGTTCCGTTGGCACTCCGCCGTGCGCGGTTACGGCGCCAACCGCGCGACGATCTGGGTTGCAGGCGGGTCTCACGGCTGGCAGGCGCGCTTTCACCAGGGCACCACAGCGCCCATCACCCCGCCGTCCTCGTCACCGTCCTCGTAG
- a CDS encoding cation diffusion facilitator family transporter: MASTHQTHQAHQTHHPHPAPYPAPDAPMATSNSPVPQQPVENATLYKFIYLSIAAALITIILKFAAAGVTGSMGFLSDALESTVNLVAAVVALFALKVAAKPADENHHFGHSKAEYISALVEGAMIFVAAAVILFTSIQRLFRPQELEQLGIGFIFTIAATAVNLTVGVLLLRGGRKHRSTTLTADGKHLLTDVWTTVGVVAGVLAVMLTGWLWLDPVIAIVVGVNILFTGFQLVREAMSGLLNVAFSDDDAATLNETLRIFAEDHDVEFARPQTVESGQQRFVYATMFVPATWTVGDSHKVADQLEIAVYKALPGARTFIHLEPMELSHVAPGAQPARENGEHDAHSGDNSTDSSGSKA; encoded by the coding sequence GTGGCCTCAACTCATCAGACGCACCAAGCGCACCAGACGCACCACCCCCACCCCGCCCCGTACCCGGCTCCCGACGCGCCCATGGCGACCTCCAACAGCCCCGTCCCCCAGCAGCCCGTCGAAAACGCCACCCTCTACAAGTTCATCTACCTCTCCATCGCCGCCGCGCTCATCACGATCATCCTCAAGTTCGCGGCCGCAGGCGTGACCGGTTCCATGGGCTTCCTCTCTGACGCCCTCGAATCGACCGTCAACCTCGTCGCCGCTGTCGTGGCGCTCTTCGCCCTCAAGGTCGCCGCCAAACCCGCCGACGAGAACCACCACTTCGGCCATAGCAAGGCCGAATACATCTCCGCACTCGTCGAGGGTGCCATGATCTTCGTCGCCGCCGCGGTGATCCTCTTCACGTCCATCCAGCGCTTGTTCCGCCCCCAGGAGCTGGAGCAACTCGGCATCGGCTTCATCTTCACCATCGCCGCCACCGCGGTGAATCTCACCGTGGGTGTGTTGCTGCTCCGCGGCGGCCGTAAGCATCGCTCCACCACCCTCACTGCCGACGGCAAGCACCTCCTCACGGACGTCTGGACCACCGTCGGCGTGGTCGCCGGTGTTCTGGCCGTGATGCTCACCGGGTGGTTGTGGCTGGACCCCGTCATCGCCATTGTCGTGGGTGTGAACATTCTTTTCACCGGCTTCCAGTTGGTTCGCGAGGCGATGAGTGGCCTGCTCAATGTTGCTTTTTCGGATGACGACGCCGCAACGCTCAACGAAACCCTGCGGATCTTCGCGGAGGATCACGACGTGGAATTCGCCAGGCCACAGACGGTGGAATCTGGCCAGCAGCGCTTCGTGTATGCCACCATGTTCGTTCCCGCCACGTGGACTGTGGGGGACTCCCACAAGGTCGCGGATCAGCTGGAGATCGCCGTCTACAAGGCCCTGCCCGGGGCACGGACGTTCATCCACCTGGAGCCGATGGAGCTCTCGCACGTCGCACCCGGTGCGCAACCGGCCCGTGAGAATGGCGAGCACGATGCACACAGCGGAGACAATTCCACTGACTCTTCTGGGTCGAAGGCCTAG
- a CDS encoding NAD kinase — MTEEREVLLVAHTSVHENLGLAAEAASQLKDGGINVRVMATADPAPVARHEILGRFKRYGHTREAATGVEMVLVLGGDGTFLRAADIAHSADVPVLGINMGHIGFLAEWEQESLKEAIDRVIAKDYRVEDRMTLSITARDMDGRVLGTGWALNECSVENLNRQGVLDTILEVDERPVSSFGCDGVLVSTPTGSTAYAFSAGGPVLWPELDAILVVPSNAHTLFSRPLVVSPNSSIAVETNPTTSPATAVMDGFRQIHMPPGARVEIRRGPQPVRWVRLDSAPFTDRLVHKFRLPVTGWRGPLH, encoded by the coding sequence GTGACCGAAGAGCGCGAGGTTCTTCTCGTCGCACACACGAGCGTGCACGAGAACTTGGGCCTGGCCGCCGAAGCGGCGAGCCAGCTGAAAGATGGCGGCATTAACGTGCGTGTGATGGCCACGGCCGATCCTGCACCGGTGGCCCGCCACGAGATCCTGGGGCGCTTCAAGCGCTACGGCCACACGCGCGAGGCCGCCACGGGCGTGGAGATGGTGCTCGTGCTCGGCGGCGATGGCACGTTCCTGCGCGCCGCCGATATCGCGCACTCCGCGGACGTGCCCGTGTTGGGCATCAACATGGGCCACATCGGTTTTTTGGCGGAGTGGGAGCAGGAGTCGCTGAAGGAAGCGATCGACCGGGTGATCGCCAAGGACTACCGGGTGGAGGATCGCATGACGCTGTCCATCACCGCCCGGGACATGGACGGCCGCGTGCTCGGCACGGGCTGGGCGCTCAACGAGTGCTCGGTGGAAAACCTCAACCGCCAGGGCGTGTTGGACACGATTCTGGAAGTAGATGAGCGACCTGTCTCGTCGTTCGGCTGTGACGGGGTTTTGGTATCGACGCCGACAGGCTCCACCGCCTATGCCTTCAGTGCGGGCGGGCCGGTTCTGTGGCCGGAACTGGACGCGATCCTCGTGGTTCCGTCGAACGCTCACACGCTCTTTAGCCGTCCGTTGGTGGTGTCTCCGAATTCTTCCATTGCTGTGGAGACGAACCCCACGACCTCGCCGGCGACGGCGGTCATGGATGGGTTCCGCCAGATCCACATGCCCCCGGGAGCGCGCGTGGAGATCCGCAGGGGACCGCAGCCGGTGCGTTGGGTGCGCCTGGATTCCGCGCCGTTTACTGACCGGCTGGTGCACAAGTTCCGCCTGCCGGTGACCGGGTGGCGGGGACCGCTGCACTAG
- a CDS encoding tetratricopeptide repeat protein has translation MAESSRSSNNGGSDRRSGGYRGGSSQSGRGGYGNAGGRSNGGARGDRGNRGNNGDGGNRRGKPSHRNKGGYKPNRGGSNQGGGPRSAPQRPGYREERLNKRQNEPQIPEGIDPKDLDPSVRQELRSLSKDNADMTAKHLIMAALLLDEEPEKALAHARAAKDRAGRVAVARETCGIVAYHTGEWKEAISELRAARRMSGGPGLLPVLADAERGLGRPRKALEVAADPQADELDAESKAELAIVVAGAHHDLGELDEALLALKEQLDNKEAPAVTRMRLFYAYADALEAAGRPEDAVEWFQASAELDTEEMMDSEERINAITNPAEADS, from the coding sequence ATGGCTGAATCCTCCAGGTCCTCAAATAACGGCGGCAGCGACCGCCGAAGCGGGGGATATCGCGGCGGTAGTTCGCAGTCTGGCCGTGGTGGCTACGGCAATGCCGGTGGCCGTAGCAATGGGGGCGCCAGAGGCGACAGGGGAAATAGGGGCAACAACGGCGACGGCGGCAACCGCCGCGGCAAGCCGTCGCATCGCAACAAGGGCGGTTACAAGCCCAACCGCGGTGGCTCTAACCAAGGAGGCGGTCCTCGGTCTGCACCCCAGCGTCCCGGCTATCGTGAGGAGCGCCTGAACAAGCGTCAGAACGAGCCTCAGATCCCCGAGGGAATTGATCCCAAGGATCTGGATCCATCGGTTCGCCAAGAACTCCGCAGCCTGTCGAAGGACAACGCGGACATGACCGCGAAGCACCTGATCATGGCAGCTCTGCTCCTCGACGAGGAGCCGGAGAAGGCCCTCGCGCACGCCCGAGCAGCCAAGGACCGAGCCGGTCGCGTCGCCGTCGCTCGCGAGACCTGTGGCATCGTCGCCTATCACACAGGCGAATGGAAGGAAGCCATCTCGGAGCTCCGCGCCGCCCGCCGCATGTCCGGCGGCCCCGGCCTGCTGCCCGTCCTCGCAGACGCAGAGCGTGGCCTCGGCCGCCCGCGTAAGGCCCTCGAAGTGGCAGCCGATCCGCAGGCCGATGAACTCGATGCTGAGTCCAAGGCAGAGCTGGCTATTGTCGTCGCCGGTGCGCACCACGATCTCGGCGAGCTGGATGAAGCCCTGCTGGCGCTCAAGGAGCAGCTGGATAACAAGGAAGCACCAGCCGTGACCCGCATGCGCCTGTTCTACGCCTACGCCGATGCCCTCGAAGCAGCCGGTCGCCCCGAGGACGCCGTGGAGTGGTTCCAGGCATCCGCAGAACTCGATACGGAAGAGATGATGGATTCCGAAGAACGCATCAACGCCATCACCAACCCCGCCGAGGCAGATAGCTAA
- a CDS encoding TlyA family RNA methyltransferase — translation MAKKSPALRRLDAELVKRKIARSREHAQEMIKAGRVTVNGMAATKPATGVDGNMSIKVAESEDDRWASRGAHKLLGALEAFEPRGLSLAGATVLDAGASTGGFTDVCLDRGAECVKAVDVGYGQLIWRLQNDPRVDVLDRTNVRTLTPEQLGGQVDVMVGDLSFISIELVLPAIAECVREGGDLLPMVKPQFEVGKDRLGSGGVVRSPELRAEVTGRIARAAVQYGLSTKGVVASPLPGPSGNVEYFLWLVKDGGACSPSMEDLDRMVATAIEEGPQ, via the coding sequence TTGGCAAAGAAAAGCCCTGCGCTGCGCCGCCTCGATGCGGAGCTGGTCAAGCGCAAGATCGCCCGCAGCCGCGAGCACGCTCAGGAGATGATCAAGGCCGGGCGCGTGACCGTCAACGGCATGGCCGCCACGAAGCCCGCCACGGGGGTGGACGGCAACATGTCCATCAAGGTTGCCGAGTCGGAGGACGACCGCTGGGCCTCCCGCGGTGCGCATAAGCTCCTCGGCGCCCTCGAGGCGTTCGAGCCGCGCGGCCTCAGCCTGGCCGGCGCCACGGTGCTCGATGCCGGCGCCTCCACCGGTGGTTTCACAGACGTGTGCCTCGACCGCGGCGCGGAGTGCGTCAAGGCCGTGGATGTGGGCTACGGCCAGCTCATCTGGCGGCTGCAAAACGACCCGCGCGTGGACGTGCTGGATCGCACCAACGTGCGCACCCTCACGCCGGAGCAGCTCGGCGGCCAGGTTGATGTCATGGTTGGAGACTTGAGTTTCATCTCCATCGAGCTGGTGCTGCCCGCCATCGCCGAGTGCGTGCGCGAAGGCGGTGACCTGCTGCCGATGGTCAAACCACAATTCGAAGTGGGCAAGGATCGGCTGGGGAGCGGGGGAGTCGTGCGCAGCCCGGAGCTGCGGGCCGAAGTCACTGGCCGCATCGCACGGGCAGCGGTGCAGTATGGTTTATCTACGAAGGGTGTGGTGGCGTCCCCGCTACCCGGGCCGAGTGGAAATGTTGAATATTTCCTCTGGTTGGTCAAAGATGGGGGCGCTTGTTCACCTAGCATGGAGGATCTAGACCGGATGGTTGCCACGGCGATTGAGGAGGGCCCACAGTGA
- the steA gene encoding putative cytokinetic ring protein SteA: protein MIFSRSDLPGLHGATRDLTGPKGFHKAKMSSGDIVIIEQEDISRAVAQRLIDAKVGAVVNTRPFTSGKVPNFGPQMMLDSGIVLVENADDTVVKRLKNGKKGRLDNGQVYYGERSIGGGELLDMDTAMDRFEEAREALGDHMEALSGNMSEFVRSEAPLLIDGLGIPEVDVDMDDRKVLVVSPDPQIREKLKDLRYFIREYDPIIIAVGTAADDVLDDGHKPQVIIGDPERISSNALRSGATVILPAEPDGHAVGLERIQDLGVGAMTFPAATQDPTDLAILLANYHGASMIVNLGHPVDLGYVFNESEGQDTPSALMSRLRVGPRFVDSTAVAELYRVSKSGGGWLWALVGILVAIAVIIAIAGFTGDGDFVQNLIDSWNSLAISFQNLFGGNG from the coding sequence ATGATTTTCTCCCGATCAGATCTGCCTGGCCTGCATGGCGCTACCCGCGACCTCACCGGACCCAAGGGCTTCCACAAAGCGAAGATGTCCTCGGGCGACATTGTTATCATCGAACAGGAAGACATCAGCCGTGCTGTCGCGCAGCGCCTGATCGATGCGAAGGTGGGCGCGGTGGTCAACACCCGCCCGTTCACCAGCGGTAAGGTGCCCAACTTCGGGCCGCAGATGATGCTCGATTCCGGCATCGTGTTGGTAGAAAACGCCGATGATACCGTGGTCAAGCGCCTGAAAAACGGTAAGAAGGGCCGCCTGGACAACGGGCAGGTCTACTACGGTGAGCGATCCATCGGTGGCGGCGAGCTGCTGGATATGGACACCGCCATGGATCGTTTCGAGGAGGCTCGGGAGGCCCTCGGCGATCACATGGAGGCGCTGTCCGGCAACATGTCCGAGTTCGTTCGCTCGGAGGCGCCGTTGCTGATTGACGGCCTGGGTATCCCCGAGGTCGATGTGGACATGGACGATCGCAAGGTGCTCGTCGTCAGCCCGGACCCGCAGATCCGCGAAAAGCTCAAGGATCTGCGCTACTTCATCCGCGAGTACGACCCGATCATCATCGCCGTGGGCACCGCCGCCGATGACGTGCTGGACGATGGACACAAGCCACAGGTCATCATCGGCGATCCCGAACGGATTTCCAGCAACGCCCTGCGCTCCGGCGCCACGGTCATTCTGCCCGCCGAACCGGACGGCCACGCCGTGGGTCTTGAGCGCATCCAGGACCTGGGTGTGGGTGCCATGACGTTCCCGGCCGCCACGCAAGATCCGACCGACCTGGCGATCCTGCTGGCCAACTACCACGGCGCATCCATGATCGTGAACCTCGGCCACCCCGTCGACCTCGGCTACGTGTTCAACGAGTCGGAGGGGCAGGACACGCCTTCGGCGCTGATGTCTCGCCTGCGCGTGGGACCGCGGTTCGTGGATTCCACCGCCGTGGCGGAGCTGTACCGCGTGTCGAAGTCCGGCGGCGGCTGGCTGTGGGCTCTCGTCGGCATCCTCGTGGCCATCGCTGTGATCATCGCTATCGCTGGCTTCACCGGTGACGGCGACTTCGTTCAGAACCTCATCGATTCGTGGAATAGCTTGGCGATCAGCTTCCAGAACCTCTTTGGTGGCAACGGATAG
- the recN gene encoding DNA repair protein RecN: MLNELHIQNLGVIQEATAEFAGGLSVVTGETGAGKTMVISSLRLLSGHRADASRVRSGMDKAVVEGIFTTDSPAVGAMVDEVGGFMEDGEVIASRTVTAAGRSRAHLAGKTVAAGVLGEFSGHVITIHGQNDQLRLLDPARQLAALDQYAGLEDAVAAYRELRSQWKKLAKDLRTRLETRRELALESETLARAVETIDAIDPQPGEDEDLKSQIQRLQDADDLRAAMQQALAAIDGAEDDMEAQGASELVAQAAAQLRGDDAQLQALAERLDEVAVLLSDISAEVGQALIDVPDPDSLEELLQRQQELRELRKYAVDVDGAIAWRDQARERLASIDVSGEAIEKLQEQVAEAWAAMIASAKKLSARRAKAASAFAAAVTEEIRGLHMSAEIRVEVTAQKISDSWEPASPAPGPRGIDEVEFQLVQGGNANPLASSASGGELSRVMLALEVVLAAGTEGGRTMVFDEVDAGVGGKAAVEIGRRLAKLAVDNQVIVVTHLPQVAAFADAHVYVAKSATDSTVSSSVVTLDEDARVEELSRMLAGLESETGRAHAEELVEMARKAKAELQD; encoded by the coding sequence ATGCTCAATGAACTGCACATTCAAAACCTGGGCGTGATCCAGGAGGCCACCGCGGAGTTCGCCGGTGGCCTTTCGGTCGTGACCGGTGAAACCGGTGCCGGCAAGACGATGGTGATTAGTTCGCTACGCCTGCTGTCCGGCCACCGCGCGGATGCCTCCCGCGTGCGCTCCGGCATGGACAAGGCTGTGGTGGAGGGGATTTTCACCACGGATTCACCCGCCGTGGGTGCGATGGTCGATGAGGTCGGGGGCTTCATGGAGGACGGCGAAGTCATCGCCTCCCGCACGGTAACGGCGGCCGGGCGCTCGCGGGCTCACCTGGCGGGCAAGACCGTGGCGGCAGGCGTGCTGGGGGAGTTCTCCGGCCACGTCATCACCATCCATGGCCAGAATGATCAGCTGCGGCTGCTCGATCCGGCGCGGCAGTTGGCTGCGCTGGACCAGTACGCGGGCCTCGAGGACGCCGTGGCGGCGTACCGCGAGCTGCGGTCGCAGTGGAAGAAGCTGGCGAAGGATCTACGCACCCGTCTGGAGACGCGCCGCGAGCTGGCGCTGGAATCCGAAACCCTGGCTCGGGCTGTCGAGACCATTGACGCGATCGACCCGCAACCGGGTGAGGACGAGGATCTGAAGTCCCAGATCCAGCGGCTGCAGGATGCCGATGATCTTCGCGCGGCAATGCAGCAGGCCCTGGCCGCGATCGACGGTGCGGAAGACGACATGGAGGCTCAGGGCGCCAGCGAGCTGGTTGCCCAGGCCGCGGCACAGTTGCGCGGCGATGACGCGCAGTTGCAGGCCTTGGCCGAGCGGTTGGACGAGGTGGCGGTGTTGCTCAGCGACATCTCCGCTGAGGTGGGCCAGGCCCTCATCGACGTGCCGGACCCCGATTCGCTCGAGGAGTTGCTGCAACGCCAGCAGGAATTGCGGGAGCTCCGCAAGTACGCGGTCGATGTCGATGGCGCTATCGCGTGGCGGGATCAGGCGCGCGAGCGGCTGGCCAGCATCGACGTCTCGGGCGAGGCGATCGAGAAGCTTCAAGAGCAGGTTGCCGAGGCGTGGGCGGCGATGATCGCCAGCGCCAAGAAGCTTTCCGCGCGTCGGGCGAAGGCCGCTTCCGCCTTCGCCGCTGCCGTGACCGAGGAGATCCGTGGGTTGCACATGTCGGCCGAGATCCGGGTCGAGGTGACAGCCCAGAAGATCAGCGACTCGTGGGAGCCGGCCAGCCCGGCCCCGGGACCGCGGGGCATTGATGAGGTTGAGTTCCAGCTTGTTCAGGGCGGCAACGCGAACCCGCTGGCCAGCTCCGCCTCCGGTGGTGAGCTATCTCGCGTGATGCTGGCGCTCGAGGTGGTGCTCGCCGCTGGCACGGAGGGCGGGCGCACGATGGTCTTCGATGAGGTTGATGCCGGTGTGGGTGGCAAAGCCGCGGTGGAGATCGGTCGCCGGTTGGCGAAGCTGGCCGTGGACAATCAGGTCATTGTTGTCACTCACTTGCCGCAGGTTGCCGCGTTTGCCGATGCGCACGTGTACGTGGCGAAGTCCGCGACGGACTCCACCGTGAGCTCGTCGGTGGTGACGCTCGATGAGGATGCGCGGGTCGAGGAGCTATCGCGCATGCTGGCGGGCTTGGAGTCCGAGACGGGGCGCGCTCACGCCGAGGAGCTCGTGGAGATGGCGCGGAAGGCCAAGGCCGAGCTGCAGGACTAG